AAAAGACGTTCTCTTGATAGTTTTAACTTACCAATTACTGATATTAAAGCAGGCTTTTATTCTGATATCTATTTTTCGCGCACTAAAGAAATATTAGCCAAAGAACATTATAATCCAACCGTAGTAATGCAGGTTTTTCAAAGAAATGATGCGACATTGTGCGGGATAGATGAAGCTATTGCCATTATAAAAAATTGTGCTGATAACAGCCATCAACTAAAAATTAAAGCTTTGCATGATGGTGATGATATTGCCCCTTGGGAAACTGTTATGCTAATAGAAGGAAAACTAGCTGACTTCGTCCATCTGGAAACAGTCTATCTGGGAGTTTTAGCTCGTCAAACTAAAGTTGCCACTAATGTTAAGAACTCCCTTCAAGCTGCTAAGGGCAAACCAGTAATATTCTTTCCTTCACGCTTTGACCATTACACTGTACAGCAAAGCGATGGCTATGCCGCTCATATTGGCGGTATTGATAGTGTTTCCACTCCTGCCAACGCTTTTTATTGGCAGGGTAACGTTGTTGGCACAATCCCCCATGCCTTAATTGCCGCTTATCATGGCGATACCCTTAGAGCAACTTTAGCTTTTGCTGAAAACATTGATTCTGCCGTTAAAGTTGTGGCTTTAGTTGACTTTCACAACGACTGTGTTAACACCGCTTTAGAAATCGCTACAGCACTTAAAGGTAAACTATTTGCGGTCAGACTTGATACTTCTGATAAAGTTGTCGATAAATCCTTATGGACTGAACTTGGAACTTTCGTTCCGACTGGTGTTAATCCATTCTTAGTCCAAAAAGTTCGTTCAGCACTTGATAACGCTGGGTTTAACCATGTTAAAATAATGGTTTCCGGTGGCTTCAACGCCGAAAAGATCAAACAATTTGAAGCCGATAAAGTTGCTGTAGATATTTATGCTATTGGTAGCAGTATTTTTAAAAACAATATTGACTACACTGCTGACATTGTAATGGTTGATAATAAACCTAGCGCTAAATTCGGT
The nucleotide sequence above comes from Negativicutes bacterium. Encoded proteins:
- a CDS encoding nicotinate phosphoribosyltransferase produces the protein MKKRRSLDSFNLPITDIKAGFYSDIYFSRTKEILAKEHYNPTVVMQVFQRNDATLCGIDEAIAIIKNCADNSHQLKIKALHDGDDIAPWETVMLIEGKLADFVHLETVYLGVLARQTKVATNVKNSLQAAKGKPVIFFPSRFDHYTVQQSDGYAAHIGGIDSVSTPANAFYWQGNVVGTIPHALIAAYHGDTLRATLAFAENIDSAVKVVALVDFHNDCVNTALEIATALKGKLFAVRLDTSDKVVDKSLWTELGTFVPTGVNPFLVQKVRSALDNAGFNHVKIMVSGGFNAEKIKQFEADKVAVDIYAIGSSIFKNNIDYTADIVMVDNKPSAKFGRKYNENPRLSEV